A single genomic interval of Melanotaenia boesemani isolate fMelBoe1 chromosome 4, fMelBoe1.pri, whole genome shotgun sequence harbors:
- the LOC121637875 gene encoding transcription factor AP-4-like isoform X2 — protein sequence MEYFMMPTEKIPSLQQFKKTEKDVIGGLCSLANIPLSPESAQDQERRIRREIANSNERRRMQSINAGFQSLKTLLPHTDGEKLSKAAILQQTADYIFALEQEKTQLLAQNNQLKRFIQEFSSTSPKRRRAEEKDEGIGSPDMLEEEKVEELRREMLELRQQLDKERSARMQLEEQVLIPASTHHPTVIVPAPTLTQHHHVTVVTMSPSAHTSTVSTSRQNLDTIVQAIQHIERTQERKASTEDEQRRAVIVSPTHVAMDTACSDTDTDTEGEDCSMN from the exons TTACAGCAGTTCAAGAAGACGGAAAAGGATGTTATTGGAGGTCTTTGCAG cttggccaacatccccCTCAGTCCAGAGTCAGCCCAGGATCAGGAGAGACGAATCCGCCGTGAAATCGCCAACAGCAACGAGCGGCGTCGTATGCAGAGCATCAACGCTGGTTTTCAGTCTCTTAAAACACTCCTACCACACACAGACGGAGAGAAACTCAGCAAg GCTGCCATCTTGCAGCAGACAGCAGACTACATCTTCGCTTTGGAGCAAGAAAAGACTCAACTTCTGGCCCAGAACAACCAGCTCAAACGTTTCATCCAG GAATTTAGTAGCACTTCACCTAAAAGGAGGCGAGCAGAGGAGAAGGATGAGGGGATCGGGTCTCCAGACATGCTGGAGGAAGAGAAGGTTGAGGAGCTGAGGAGGGAGATGTTAGAGCTTCGGCAGCAACTGGACAAGGAGCGCTCGGCTCGCatgcagctggaggagcag GTGCTGATTCCTGCCTCCACCCACCACCCCACGGTCATTGTCCCGGCCCCAACACTAACCCAGCATCACCATGTCACCGTGGTGACCATGAGCCCGTCTGCACACACCAGCACCGTGTCCACTTCCAGACAGAACCTGGACACCATTGTGCAG GCCATCCAGCATATTGAACGCACTCAGGAAAGGAAAGCCAGCACCGAGGATGAGCAAAGAAGAGCCGTCATTGTTAGCCCCACCCACGTCGCCATGGACACCGCCTGCtcagacacagacacagacacagaggGAGAGGACTGTTCAATGAACTGA
- the LOC121637875 gene encoding transcription factor AP-4-like isoform X1, producing MEYFMMPTEKIPSLQQFKKTEKDVIGGLCSLANIPLSPESAQDQERRIRREIANSNERRRMQSINAGFQSLKTLLPHTDGEKLSKAAILQQTADYIFALEQEKTQLLAQNNQLKRFIQEFSSTSPKRRRAEEKDEGIGSPDMLEEEKVEELRREMLELRQQLDKERSARMQLEEQVRSLDTQLHPERLKVITQQVEEEQALIQSQTLLRLQQIQAADRQTHSPQVLIPASTHHPTVIVPAPTLTQHHHVTVVTMSPSAHTSTVSTSRQNLDTIVQAIQHIERTQERKASTEDEQRRAVIVSPTHVAMDTACSDTDTDTEGEDCSMN from the exons TTACAGCAGTTCAAGAAGACGGAAAAGGATGTTATTGGAGGTCTTTGCAG cttggccaacatccccCTCAGTCCAGAGTCAGCCCAGGATCAGGAGAGACGAATCCGCCGTGAAATCGCCAACAGCAACGAGCGGCGTCGTATGCAGAGCATCAACGCTGGTTTTCAGTCTCTTAAAACACTCCTACCACACACAGACGGAGAGAAACTCAGCAAg GCTGCCATCTTGCAGCAGACAGCAGACTACATCTTCGCTTTGGAGCAAGAAAAGACTCAACTTCTGGCCCAGAACAACCAGCTCAAACGTTTCATCCAG GAATTTAGTAGCACTTCACCTAAAAGGAGGCGAGCAGAGGAGAAGGATGAGGGGATCGGGTCTCCAGACATGCTGGAGGAAGAGAAGGTTGAGGAGCTGAGGAGGGAGATGTTAGAGCTTCGGCAGCAACTGGACAAGGAGCGCTCGGCTCGCatgcagctggaggagcag GTGCGCTCTCTGGACACCCAGCTGCACCCAGAGCGTCTGAAGGTGATCAcccagcaggtggaggaggagcaggcgCTTATCCAGAGCCAGACGCTGCTACGGCTACAGCAGATTCAAGCCGCTGACAGACAAACACATAGTCCACAG GTGCTGATTCCTGCCTCCACCCACCACCCCACGGTCATTGTCCCGGCCCCAACACTAACCCAGCATCACCATGTCACCGTGGTGACCATGAGCCCGTCTGCACACACCAGCACCGTGTCCACTTCCAGACAGAACCTGGACACCATTGTGCAG GCCATCCAGCATATTGAACGCACTCAGGAAAGGAAAGCCAGCACCGAGGATGAGCAAAGAAGAGCCGTCATTGTTAGCCCCACCCACGTCGCCATGGACACCGCCTGCtcagacacagacacagacacagaggGAGAGGACTGTTCAATGAACTGA
- the LOC121637875 gene encoding transcription factor AP-4-like isoform X3, with amino-acid sequence MQSINAGFQSLKTLLPHTDGEKLSKAAILQQTADYIFALEQEKTQLLAQNNQLKRFIQEFSSTSPKRRRAEEKDEGIGSPDMLEEEKVEELRREMLELRQQLDKERSARMQLEEQVRSLDTQLHPERLKVITQQVEEEQALIQSQTLLRLQQIQAADRQTHSPQVLIPASTHHPTVIVPAPTLTQHHHVTVVTMSPSAHTSTVSTSRQNLDTIVQAIQHIERTQERKASTEDEQRRAVIVSPTHVAMDTACSDTDTDTEGEDCSMN; translated from the exons ATGCAGAGCATCAACGCTGGTTTTCAGTCTCTTAAAACACTCCTACCACACACAGACGGAGAGAAACTCAGCAAg GCTGCCATCTTGCAGCAGACAGCAGACTACATCTTCGCTTTGGAGCAAGAAAAGACTCAACTTCTGGCCCAGAACAACCAGCTCAAACGTTTCATCCAG GAATTTAGTAGCACTTCACCTAAAAGGAGGCGAGCAGAGGAGAAGGATGAGGGGATCGGGTCTCCAGACATGCTGGAGGAAGAGAAGGTTGAGGAGCTGAGGAGGGAGATGTTAGAGCTTCGGCAGCAACTGGACAAGGAGCGCTCGGCTCGCatgcagctggaggagcag GTGCGCTCTCTGGACACCCAGCTGCACCCAGAGCGTCTGAAGGTGATCAcccagcaggtggaggaggagcaggcgCTTATCCAGAGCCAGACGCTGCTACGGCTACAGCAGATTCAAGCCGCTGACAGACAAACACATAGTCCACAG GTGCTGATTCCTGCCTCCACCCACCACCCCACGGTCATTGTCCCGGCCCCAACACTAACCCAGCATCACCATGTCACCGTGGTGACCATGAGCCCGTCTGCACACACCAGCACCGTGTCCACTTCCAGACAGAACCTGGACACCATTGTGCAG GCCATCCAGCATATTGAACGCACTCAGGAAAGGAAAGCCAGCACCGAGGATGAGCAAAGAAGAGCCGTCATTGTTAGCCCCACCCACGTCGCCATGGACACCGCCTGCtcagacacagacacagacacagaggGAGAGGACTGTTCAATGAACTGA